A single Filimonas effusa DNA region contains:
- a CDS encoding RagB/SusD family nutrient uptake outer membrane protein: MKVFNYSILLVLTAFFAGCQKYVDIKTQGVLVPGEYQNYRTMLNYTYNFESGAGLGDYSSDDVQYVDGSQQQLDLFGNQYYAHVGNSYMWAADIFPEVSSSYIDANWASLYNTITVSNIVISEVPNISDSGVAAQNKLIAEARVHRADAYLSLVNTYGKPYNAATAATDLGVPLVLTQTTTQLLNRASVQATYNQIIADLKWAIPYLPASQTFNTLPSKPSAFGVLSRCYFYMNNYDSAAVFADSALLYRSTLNDLAPLTEISAATYPIRRSDPEILLSKVSAYYGVSGYTPTSMRLSDTLLNVLGTKDQRYNLFTVPASMISSSYEDAGGRYFYLDNFLYEARNVGPTVPEMMLIKAENYARKGDAASAMTWVNRLRIKRFKAADYTPESASDANDALVKVIQERQREFFCRILRWWDMRRLKSETRFQRTLTRRFGGVTYTLEPNSNRYVFPISAYNRTLNPEIEPNP; the protein is encoded by the coding sequence AGAAATATGTGGATATAAAAACGCAGGGAGTGCTGGTACCTGGTGAATACCAGAACTACAGAACCATGCTCAACTATACCTACAATTTTGAATCAGGCGCCGGACTGGGCGACTACTCTTCAGATGATGTACAGTATGTAGACGGCAGTCAGCAGCAGCTGGATCTTTTTGGTAACCAATATTACGCTCATGTTGGCAATAGCTATATGTGGGCAGCGGATATTTTCCCGGAAGTAAGTTCTTCTTATATAGATGCCAACTGGGCATCTTTATATAATACCATCACTGTTTCCAACATCGTGATCTCCGAGGTGCCTAATATCAGCGATTCGGGTGTGGCTGCTCAAAATAAGCTGATCGCCGAAGCAAGAGTGCATAGGGCAGATGCTTACCTGAGCCTGGTGAACACTTATGGTAAACCTTACAATGCTGCCACGGCTGCTACTGATCTGGGTGTTCCATTGGTGTTAACGCAAACTACTACCCAGCTGCTTAACAGGGCTTCTGTTCAGGCGACGTATAACCAGATCATCGCCGATCTGAAGTGGGCTATTCCTTACCTGCCTGCTTCCCAGACCTTTAACACGCTTCCATCCAAGCCATCTGCCTTTGGCGTACTGTCGCGTTGTTACTTCTATATGAACAACTACGACAGCGCTGCTGTGTTTGCTGATAGCGCCTTGTTATACAGAAGTACGCTGAATGACCTGGCGCCACTTACTGAAATTTCAGCTGCAACTTATCCTATAAGAAGAAGCGATCCTGAAATATTATTATCTAAAGTATCGGCATACTATGGGGTGTCGGGATATACGCCTACTTCTATGCGTCTCAGCGATACGTTGCTGAATGTATTGGGCACAAAAGACCAGCGCTATAACCTCTTTACAGTGCCGGCTTCAATGATTTCTTCAAGTTATGAAGATGCAGGAGGACGCTACTTCTACCTGGATAATTTCTTGTATGAAGCCAGGAATGTAGGTCCTACTGTGCCCGAGATGATGCTTATTAAAGCAGAAAATTACGCACGTAAAGGTGATGCCGCCAGTGCTATGACCTGGGTGAACAGGCTGAGAATAAAGCGTTTCAAAGCAGCCGACTATACGCCCGAATCCGCATCCGATGCCAATGATGCATTGGTAAAAGTGATCCAGGAAAGGCAACGTGAATTCTTTTGCCGTATTCTCCGCTGGTGGGATATGCGTCGCCTGAAATCGGAGACTCGTTTTCAGCGTACACTTACCCGCAGGTTCGGAGGTGTTACGTACACATTGGAACCTAACAGCAACAGGTATGTATTTCCAATTTCTGCGTATAACAGAACACTGAATCCTGAAATAGAACCTAATCCTTAG